In bacterium, one genomic interval encodes:
- the prfA gene encoding peptide chain release factor 1 gives MANLLKTLETAEDELAQVNDKLADPTVTSDHRRLAELGRRRRELDDLVAAGRRVRDLEREIADTRAIMEGDDDPAMKDLARAELEKLKTTLDEAEQIFRLLLLPTDPNDERNVIVEIRAGTGGDESALFATDLFKMYQRYAERARWRVDVMNSHPTGIGGFKEIIFGVEGRGAYSRLKYESGVHRVQRVPETESQGRIHTSAVTVAVLPEADEVDADVAPEDLRVDVFRSTGPGGQGVNTTDSAVRITHLPTGVVVTCQDERSQIKNRAKAMKILQARLLAKAQGEADAERADKRRSMVGTGDRSERIRTYNFPQSRVTDHREALTLYRLHDVLDGDLDEIIDTLAAADREKMLAAAE, from the coding sequence ATGGCGAACCTTTTGAAAACGTTGGAAACCGCCGAGGACGAGTTGGCCCAAGTGAACGACAAGCTCGCCGACCCGACGGTAACCTCGGACCACAGACGCCTGGCCGAGTTGGGCCGGCGCCGCCGGGAGCTCGACGACCTCGTAGCCGCGGGTAGGCGGGTCCGCGACCTCGAGCGCGAGATCGCCGATACCCGTGCCATAATGGAGGGCGACGACGACCCGGCGATGAAGGACCTCGCCCGGGCGGAACTCGAGAAGTTGAAAACCACCCTCGACGAGGCGGAACAAATTTTCCGATTGCTCCTTCTGCCCACGGACCCGAACGACGAGCGGAACGTCATCGTCGAGATACGCGCCGGAACCGGCGGCGATGAATCGGCGTTATTCGCGACGGACCTTTTCAAGATGTACCAGCGGTACGCCGAGCGAGCCCGGTGGCGGGTCGACGTAATGAACTCGCACCCGACCGGTATAGGCGGGTTTAAAGAGATAATATTCGGCGTGGAAGGCCGCGGCGCGTACTCGCGTTTGAAGTACGAATCCGGCGTACACCGCGTCCAACGGGTGCCGGAGACCGAGAGCCAGGGCCGCATCCACACTTCCGCGGTTACGGTGGCGGTCCTGCCGGAAGCGGACGAAGTGGATGCCGACGTCGCGCCCGAGGACTTACGCGTCGACGTCTTCCGTTCTACCGGCCCGGGCGGCCAGGGCGTAAATACCACCGATTCGGCGGTCCGCATTACGCACCTCCCGACCGGGGTGGTCGTAACCTGCCAGGACGAGAGGTCGCAAATTAAGAACCGAGCCAAGGCGATGAAAATTTTACAGGCCCGGTTGCTCGCGAAAGCGCAGGGGGAGGCCGACGCCGAGCGCGCCGATAAGCGGCGGTCCATGGTGGGGACGGGCGACCGGTCCGAGCGGATCCGCACGTATAATTTCCCCCAGAGCAGGGTGACGGACCACCGCGAAGCGTTAACGCTCTATCGCCTACACGACGTTTTAGACGGCGACTTGGACGAGATAATAGACACGCTGGCCGCGGCCGACCGCGAGAAGATGCTCGCCGCGGCGGAGTAA
- a CDS encoding DUF1385 domain-containing protein — protein MNTTHISAKGRRPFIGGQAVIEGVMFRSPHAYAVAVRNPAGEIVTEAREHASLTSKSPWRLPFIRGAVALYESLALGYKALMFSAEIAEPRKEGEERKKASFWEKAGLVAFSLAFGLLLFVGVPYGVAYLLKGPLGVTAEGSVVFNLVDGLLRVVVFLGYLLAISMLKDIRRMFAYHGAEHKVINTYEHGREPRAENVPAASRFHPRCGTSFIIVLLLILIVFHSVVFTLLPADLNFLTKLLVRLALIIPIAGVAYELIRLGSRFPDNKIINFFLLPGMLTQYLTTREPDGDMVEVALSSFRRVREEEDAAGGPREAGD, from the coding sequence GTGAATACCACGCACATTTCGGCCAAAGGTCGGCGTCCTTTCATCGGCGGCCAGGCGGTCATCGAGGGTGTGATGTTCCGCTCGCCTCACGCGTACGCCGTCGCGGTGCGAAACCCGGCGGGCGAAATCGTAACGGAAGCCCGGGAGCACGCATCGCTTACTTCTAAGTCGCCTTGGAGGTTGCCGTTTATACGCGGCGCGGTGGCTTTGTACGAATCCCTCGCGTTGGGGTATAAGGCCCTTATGTTTTCCGCGGAAATCGCCGAACCGCGCAAGGAAGGCGAGGAACGGAAGAAGGCTTCCTTCTGGGAAAAAGCGGGCCTCGTGGCGTTTTCGCTGGCGTTCGGCTTGTTGCTCTTCGTCGGCGTCCCGTACGGCGTGGCGTATCTTCTCAAAGGGCCGCTAGGCGTTACCGCGGAAGGGTCCGTCGTATTCAACCTCGTAGACGGGTTGTTGCGGGTGGTCGTGTTTTTGGGTTATTTGCTGGCGATCTCGATGCTAAAGGACATCAGGAGGATGTTCGCCTATCACGGCGCCGAACACAAGGTCATCAATACGTACGAGCACGGCCGCGAGCCCCGAGCGGAAAACGTCCCGGCGGCGAGCCGTTTCCACCCGCGCTGCGGGACGTCCTTTATAATCGTGTTACTTCTGATATTAATAGTTTTCCATTCCGTCGTCTTCACGCTGCTGCCCGCCGACCTCAACTTTTTGACGAAGTTGCTGGTCCGATTAGCCCTCATAATCCCGATCGCGGGGGTGGCGTACGAGCTGATACGTTTGGGGAGCCGCTTCCCCGATAATAAAATAATAAACTTTTTCCTCTTGCCCGGTATGCTTACCCAATACCTAACCACCCGCGAACCCGACGGCGATATGGTCGAGGTAGCGCTGTCGTCGTTTCGCCGGGTGCGGGAGGAGGAGGACGCCGCCGGAGGGCCGCGCGAAGCGGGGGATTGA
- a CDS encoding tetratricopeptide repeat protein → MKIKKRKEKPILKRARKPAEAAAETRFKRIVKPFVERWKVIVAVAGGVAVVAAAIGGYGWYRRDREVRAARAYAGVQERVAAEVKKAAEAAGEEGKLDEDKLAAKTAAELENLVERFGDTGTGRGATYELASLYFDRGEYEKARELFVKVEAKSSGLENVLAAIGAADCEKALGNYDAAVSKYRLIFDNHRGEFPSVPVAMDLAECYRATGKLEEAVKTYRYVLDYHRLSPYAAEAERELRKTEAVLAARRGPL, encoded by the coding sequence ATGAAGATAAAGAAGAGAAAAGAGAAGCCCATACTGAAGCGGGCCAGGAAGCCGGCCGAGGCGGCGGCCGAAACCCGTTTTAAAAGGATCGTAAAACCCTTCGTCGAGCGGTGGAAGGTTATCGTAGCCGTGGCCGGCGGCGTTGCGGTCGTCGCGGCCGCGATAGGCGGTTACGGCTGGTATCGCCGGGACCGCGAGGTGCGGGCCGCCCGGGCGTACGCCGGCGTCCAGGAGAGGGTAGCGGCAGAAGTCAAGAAGGCCGCGGAGGCCGCGGGCGAGGAGGGGAAGTTGGACGAGGATAAGCTCGCGGCCAAGACGGCGGCCGAACTCGAGAACCTGGTAGAACGCTTCGGCGATACCGGGACCGGCCGGGGCGCGACGTACGAGCTGGCATCCTTGTATTTCGACCGCGGCGAGTACGAGAAGGCGCGCGAGCTGTTCGTTAAAGTCGAGGCGAAGTCGTCGGGTTTGGAGAACGTGCTGGCGGCCATAGGGGCCGCGGATTGCGAGAAGGCGTTGGGTAACTACGACGCGGCCGTCTCCAAATACCGGTTAATATTCGATAATCACCGCGGCGAGTTCCCGTCCGTACCGGTGGCGATGGACTTGGCCGAGTGTTATCGCGCAACCGGGAAGTTGGAAGAGGCCGTAAAGACCTACCGGTACGTCCTCGATTACCACCGCCTTTCGCCGTACGCCGCGGAGGCGGAACGGGAGCTGAGGAAGACCGAGGCCGTGCTCGCGGCGAGGCGCGGACCGCTTTAA